In a genomic window of Primulina huaijiensis isolate GDHJ02 chromosome 10, ASM1229523v2, whole genome shotgun sequence:
- the LOC140985554 gene encoding uncharacterized protein, whose protein sequence is MEVLHPIKVAIPTFTSPKTNKINSKRLRVPLSVSCSQSNLKSASIQSEEGSLLKSDWRAFRARLVASERTLTAPTSPSPLVDPFTTMDQPDPAERKWAHPISEPEKGCLLIATEKLDSNHIYKRTVILVLSSGPTGLTGLILNRPSFMSIKEMKSWASNLSIPVSDGPLHFGGPLFEGLFLVSGKQKQTGVLDEVMKGLHYGTMESLDCAIETKRDLGEVGDFRFFDGYCAWESEELREEIRAGYWAVAACSPSVIGLSGTGKVVNWEEVNELMGHRKVC, encoded by the exons ATGGAAGTTCTTCACCCAATCAAGGTAGCGATTCCTACGTTTACAAGCCCTAAAACAAACAAGATTAATTCCAAGAGACTCAGAGTTCCACTCTCCGTATCAT gtTCCCAGTCAAATCTAAAATCAGCATCAATACAATCTGAAGAAGGGTCACTTCTCAAATCCGACTGGCGTGCGTTTAGAGCAAGATTAGTCGCCAGCGAACGGACCCTAACAGCTCCGACAAGTCCTTCTCCACTGGTGGATCCATTCACTACGATGGATCAACCCGACCCAGCTGAGAGAAAATGGGCGCACCCCATATCCGAGCCCGAGAAAGGCTGCTTGCTGATTGCCACAGAGAAGCTCGACTCAAACCACATATACAAAAGAACTGTCATCTTGGTGCTATCCTCCGGCCCAACAGGCCTGACGGGTCTCATACTCAACAGGCCATCATTCATGTCCATTAAGGAGATGAAATCGTGGGCCTCGAATTTGTCCATCCCGGTTTCTGACGGACCTCTTCACTTTGGGGGCCCATTATTCGAAGGGCTGTTCTTGGTTAGTGGCAAACAGAAGCAAACTGGGGTTTTGGATGAAGTAATGAAAGGATTGCATTATGGCACAATGGAAAGTTTGGATTGTGCAATTGAAACGAAAAGGGATTTAGGTGAAGTTGGAGATTTTAGGTTCTTTGATGGGTATTGTGCTTGGGAGAGTGAGGAGTTGAGGGAGGAGATTAGGGCTGGTTATTGGGCCGTGGCTGCTTGCAGCCCAAGTGTTATTGGCCTGAGTGGTACTGGGAAAGTTGTGAATTGGGAGGAAGTTAATGAGCTGATGGGCCATAGAAAAGTTTGCTAG
- the LOC140985657 gene encoding UDP-glycosyltransferase 708G1-like encodes MAPPHVALFPCSGIGHLIPFLRLAATVAAHGCMVTVITLHPTVSAAESDQISNFFALHPHIKRLEFQPCPFKKSNFLNEDPFFMQVEAISNSVHILDPILSTLSPPLSAIISDFSVASSISRFASNKSISTYVLVTTSARFFSLMVLLPKLALHKSVGIQENGHLELPGLGRVPVSRIPPPMLDSNQFFSAVISSNIPCLSNVKGILMNTFDGLESESIEALNSGRIIPDLAPVLALGPFESFEVEKAPNLPWLDEQAPESVLFVSFGSRMALPRNQILELRNGLEKSGCKFLWVLKTNKVDKDDKEEVQQVLGESFLDRTKKYGMVIKGWVNQDKILAHPAIGGFISHCGWNSVTEAARLGVPILAWPQHGDQKFNAAVVESAGLGLWVEDWGWGGEKLVAGDDIAVEISKLMLAKDLRARVKEVKNIARQAQEIGGTSEGFLRLLVEELKLQEK; translated from the coding sequence atggCACCACCGCATGTAGCTCTGTTTCCCTGTTCTGGGATCGGCCATTTGATTCCATTCCTCCGTCTGGCCGCCACCGTTGCCGCACATGGCTGCATGGTCACTGTAATCACCCTCCACCCCACCGTCTCCGCCGCGGAATCAGACCAAATCTCCAATTTCTTCGCCTTGCATCCACACATCAAACGCCTCGAGTTTCAGCCGTGTCCTTTCAAGAAATCCAACTTCTTGAACGAGGATCCTTTCTTTATGCAGGTCGAAGCCATCAGCAACTCAGTTCACATTTTGGATCCTATCCTTTCGACTTTATCACCACCACTCTCTGCCATAATATCCGATTTTTCAGTTGCGAGCAGCATCTCTCGCTTTGCTTCGAATAAATCCATCTCTACTTATGTTTTGGTCACTACTTCTGCAAGATTTTTTTCTCTAATGGTTCTCCTTCCCAAGCTGGCGCTTCACAAGAGTGTTGGAATTCAAGAAAACGGTCATCTTGAGCTCCCCGGTTTAGGACGAGTACCCGTCTCAAGGATTCCGCCTCCAATGCTCGACTCAAACCAATTTTTCTCTGCCGTTATAAGTTCAAATATTCCTTGTCTCAGTAATGTAAAAGGCATATTGATGAACACGTTTGACGGGCTCGAATCAGAATCGATTGAGGCGTTGAACAGTGGAAGGATAATACCTGATTTAGCACCAGTTCTTGCTCTTGGTCCTTTCGAGTCTTTCGAGGTCGAAAAGGCACCTAACCTTCCATGGCTCGACGAACAAGCTCCCGAATCAGTACTCTTCGTTAGCTTTGGGAGCAGGATGGCGCTGCCCAGAAATCAAATACTAGAACTACGCAATGGACTAGAAAAGAGCGGGTGCAAATTCTTGTGGGTGCTAAAAACGAACAAAGTGGACAAAGATGACAAGGAAGAAGTACAACAAGTATTGGGTGAATCTTTTCTCGACAGAACCAAGAAATATGGAATGGTGATTAAGGGATGGGTGAATCAGGACAAGATTTTAGCCCATCCGGCCATTGGAGGATTCATCAGCCATTGTGGATGGAATTCTGTAACAGAAGCTGCAAGATTAGGTGTGCCTATATTAGCCTGGCCACAGCATGGAGACCAAAAGTTTAATGCAGCGGTGGTGGAATCGGCAGGCTTAGGATTGTGGGTTGAGGATTGGGGTTGGGGAGGGGAGAAATTGGTGGCCGGAGATGATATAGCTGTTGAGATCTCCAAGCTGATGCTGGCGAAAGATTTGAGAGCTCGAGTTAAGGAAGTGAAAAATATAGCTCGGCAGGCTCAAGAAATTGGTGGGACTTCCGAAGGGTTCCTTCGCCTCCTAGTCGAAGAATTGAAGCTCCAAGAAAAATGA
- the LOC140986396 gene encoding UDP-glycosyltransferase 708G1-like, whose product MAPPHVALFPSSGTGILIPFLRLAASIAARGCTITVITLHPTVSASESEQISTFFALHPHIKRLEFQLLPFKKSNFSNKDPFFMQVEAISNSVHLLDPILAALSPPLSAIISDLSVANSICRFASNKSISTYVLVTTSARFFSLMVLFPKLALHKSVGIQENGHLELPGLGLVPVSSIAPPLYDSNHFLSALLDSNIPCLSSVKGIFVNSFAELESETIDALNSGRLIADLAPVLALGPFQSFEVEKTPNLPWLDEQAPESVLFVSFGSRTALPRNQILELRNGLEKSGYKFLWVLKTNKVDKDDKEEVQQVLGESFLERTKKRGMVIKGWVKQEQILAHPAIGGFISHCGWNSVTEAARLGVPILAWPQNGDQKLNAEVVEKAGIGLWADWGWLGEVLVSGDDIAKKISEMMVDTKFRVRAKEVKEIVRKAREIGGDLDALLRGPMDEFNVG is encoded by the coding sequence ATGGCGCCACCCCATGTAGCTCTGTTTCCTTCTTCTGGGACGGGAATTTTGATCCCATTCCTCCGTCTAGCCGCCTCCATTGCGGCTCGTGGCTGCACGATCACCGTAATCACCCTCCATCCCACAGTCTCCGCCTCTGAATCGGAACAAATCTCAACTTTCTTCGCCTTGCATCCACACATCAAACGCCTCGAGTTTCAGCTGCTTCCTTTCAAGAAATCCAACTTCTCCAACAAAGATCCTTTCTTTATGCAGGTTGAAGCCATCAGCAACTCAGTTCATCTTCTGGATCCGATCCTTGCGGCTTTATCACCACCACTCTCTGCCATAATATCCGATTTGTCAGTTGCCAACAGCATCTGTCGCTTTGCTTCGAATAAATCCATCTCCACTTATGTTTTGGTCACTACTTCTGCAAGATTTTTCTCTCTAATGGTTCTCTTTCCCAAGCTGGCGCTTCACAAGAGTGTTGGAATTCAAGAAAACGGTCATCTTGAACTCCCCGGTTTAGGACTGGTGCCCGTCTCGAGTATTGCTCCTCCACTGTATGACTCAAACCACTTCCTCTCAGCCCTTCTAGATTCAAATATTCCTTGTCTCAGTAGTGTGAAAGGCATATTCGTGAACTCGTTTGCTGAGCTGGAATCAGAAACGATCGATGCCTTAAACAGTGGAAGACTCATAGCTGATTTAGCACCAGTTCTAGCACTTGGCCCTTTCCAATCTTTCGAGGTCGAAAAGACACCTAATCTTCCATGGCTCGACGAACAAGCTCCCGAATCAGTACTCTTCGTTAGCTTTGGGAGCAGGACAGCGCTGCCCAGAAATCAAATACTAGAACTACGCAATGGACTGGAAAAGAGCGGGTACAAATTCTTGTGGGTGCTAAAAACGAACAAAGTGGACAAAGATGACAAGGAAGAAGTACAACAAGTATTGGGTGAATCTTTTCTTGAAAGAACTAAGAAAAGAGGAATGGTGATTAAGGGATGGGTGAAACAAGAACAGATTCTAGCACATCCGGCCATTGGAGGATTCATCAGCCACTGTGGATGGAATTCTGTAACAGAAGCTGCAAGATTGGGTGTGCCTATACTAGCTTGGCCGCAAAATGGGGACCAAAAGCTTAACGCGGAGGTGGTCGAAAAGGCGGGCATTGGATTGTGGGCGGATTGGGGTTGGCTTGGGGAGGTGTTGGTGTCCGGAGATGACATAGCAAAGAAGATCAGTGAGATGATGGTGGACACGAAATTCCGTGTCAGAGCTAAGGAAGTGAAAGAAATAGTTCGGAAGGCAAGAGAAATCGGTGGGGATTTGGATGCGTTGCTTCGAGGCCCAATGGACGAATTTAATGTTGGGTAA
- the LOC140986251 gene encoding uncharacterized protein isoform X2, whose amino-acid sequence MDENGENVMEGVASMALLPNGSISGHFIQLPQSICYGLHGTEIECERECSRGEDYRLIKLTITDYNNRSERDILVECRGHDAAKICNVDHAHGWQEDVMGMLEEKHGKCKVSISFECETLKADEAAEDHIKKFMPKLSGMGAVGGSGEGGVFFPGEILCFVKGILLPDDAFFLEETGIRSKDGLSFGETNLISGEGCNPVSNFSVELLLESSLLWHIPVEAVS is encoded by the exons ATGG ATGAAAATGGGGAAAATGTAATGGAAGGCGTGGCTTCAATGGCCCTTTTGCCTAATGGGTCTATTTCAGGCCATTTTATCCAGCTTCCCCAGTCCATCTGCTATGGATTACACGGCACCG AGATTGAATGTGAAAGGGAGTGCAGCCGGGGTGAGGATTACCGTTTGATCAAGCTCACTATTACAGATTACAAT AACAGGAGTGAAAGGGATATACTGGTGGAATGCAGAGGACACGATGCAGCGAAGATTTGTAATGTTGACCATGCTCATGG GTGGCAGGAGGATGTTATGGGAATGCTTGAAGAGAAGCATGGGAAATGTAAGGTTTCCATTTCTTTTGAATGTGAAACATTGAAAGCTGATGAAGCAGCCGAGGACCACATCAAGAAGTTCATGCCTAAGTTATCTGGAATGGGTGCTGTAG GGGGATCTGGTGAAGGGGGGGTTTTCTTCCCGGGTGAAATCTTGTGCTTTGTCAAAGGAATCTTGTTGCCAGATGATGCATTTTTCCTCGAGGAAACAGGAATACGATCCAAGGATGGCTTAAGTTTCGGTGAAACAAATTTAATATCAGGAGAAGGCTGCAATCCAG TTTCCAACTTTTCAGTAGAATTACTTCTAGAATCATCCCTCTTATGGCATATCCCTGTGGAAGCTGTGTCATGA
- the LOC140986251 gene encoding uncharacterized protein isoform X4, which translates to MSERDILVECRGHDAAKICNVDHAHGWQEDVMGMLEEKHGKCKVSISFECETLKADEAAEDHIKKFMPKLSGMGAVGGSGEGGVFFPGEILCFVKGILLPDDAFFLEETGIRSKDGLSFGETNLISGEGCNPGEFFLPTPFCSVGDIFAIRIRRGILAFSSNSCFLPCLHKSWQEPVEALR; encoded by the exons AT GAGTGAAAGGGATATACTGGTGGAATGCAGAGGACACGATGCAGCGAAGATTTGTAATGTTGACCATGCTCATGG GTGGCAGGAGGATGTTATGGGAATGCTTGAAGAGAAGCATGGGAAATGTAAGGTTTCCATTTCTTTTGAATGTGAAACATTGAAAGCTGATGAAGCAGCCGAGGACCACATCAAGAAGTTCATGCCTAAGTTATCTGGAATGGGTGCTGTAG GGGGATCTGGTGAAGGGGGGGTTTTCTTCCCGGGTGAAATCTTGTGCTTTGTCAAAGGAATCTTGTTGCCAGATGATGCATTTTTCCTCGAGGAAACAGGAATACGATCCAAGGATGGCTTAAGTTTCGGTGAAACAAATTTAATATCAGGAGAAGGCTGCAATCCAGGTGAATTCTTTTTGCCAACACCATTTTGCTCAGTAGGTGACATTTTTGCAATTCGAATTCGTAGGGGGATCCTAGCCTTTTCTTCAAATTCATGTTTTCTTCCATGTTTACACAAGTCATGGCAAGAACCAGTGGAAGCTCTGAGATAA
- the LOC140986251 gene encoding uncharacterized protein isoform X1 produces the protein MDENGENVMEGVASMALLPNGSISGHFIQLPQSICYGLHGTEIECERECSRGEDYRLIKLTITDYNNRSERDILVECRGHDAAKICNVDHAHGWQEDVMGMLEEKHGKCKVSISFECETLKADEAAEDHIKKFMPKLSGMGAVGGSGEGGVFFPGEILCFVKGILLPDDAFFLEETGIRSKDGLSFGETNLISGEGCNPGEFFLPTPFCSVGDIFAIRIRRGILAFSSNSCFLPCLHKSWQEPVEALR, from the exons ATGG ATGAAAATGGGGAAAATGTAATGGAAGGCGTGGCTTCAATGGCCCTTTTGCCTAATGGGTCTATTTCAGGCCATTTTATCCAGCTTCCCCAGTCCATCTGCTATGGATTACACGGCACCG AGATTGAATGTGAAAGGGAGTGCAGCCGGGGTGAGGATTACCGTTTGATCAAGCTCACTATTACAGATTACAAT AACAGGAGTGAAAGGGATATACTGGTGGAATGCAGAGGACACGATGCAGCGAAGATTTGTAATGTTGACCATGCTCATGG GTGGCAGGAGGATGTTATGGGAATGCTTGAAGAGAAGCATGGGAAATGTAAGGTTTCCATTTCTTTTGAATGTGAAACATTGAAAGCTGATGAAGCAGCCGAGGACCACATCAAGAAGTTCATGCCTAAGTTATCTGGAATGGGTGCTGTAG GGGGATCTGGTGAAGGGGGGGTTTTCTTCCCGGGTGAAATCTTGTGCTTTGTCAAAGGAATCTTGTTGCCAGATGATGCATTTTTCCTCGAGGAAACAGGAATACGATCCAAGGATGGCTTAAGTTTCGGTGAAACAAATTTAATATCAGGAGAAGGCTGCAATCCAGGTGAATTCTTTTTGCCAACACCATTTTGCTCAGTAGGTGACATTTTTGCAATTCGAATTCGTAGGGGGATCCTAGCCTTTTCTTCAAATTCATGTTTTCTTCCATGTTTACACAAGTCATGGCAAGAACCAGTGGAAGCTCTGAGATAA
- the LOC140986251 gene encoding uncharacterized protein isoform X3 encodes MDENGENVMEGVASMALLPNGSISGHFIQLPQSICYGLHGTEIECERECSRGEDYRLIKLTITDYNNRSERDILVECRGHDAAKICNVDHAHGWQEDVMGMLEEKHGKCKVSISFECETLKADEAAEDHIKKFMPKLSGMGAGDLVKGGFSSRVKSCALSKESCCQMMHFSSRKQEYDPRMA; translated from the exons ATGG ATGAAAATGGGGAAAATGTAATGGAAGGCGTGGCTTCAATGGCCCTTTTGCCTAATGGGTCTATTTCAGGCCATTTTATCCAGCTTCCCCAGTCCATCTGCTATGGATTACACGGCACCG AGATTGAATGTGAAAGGGAGTGCAGCCGGGGTGAGGATTACCGTTTGATCAAGCTCACTATTACAGATTACAAT AACAGGAGTGAAAGGGATATACTGGTGGAATGCAGAGGACACGATGCAGCGAAGATTTGTAATGTTGACCATGCTCATGG GTGGCAGGAGGATGTTATGGGAATGCTTGAAGAGAAGCATGGGAAATGTAAGGTTTCCATTTCTTTTGAATGTGAAACATTGAAAGCTGATGAAGCAGCCGAGGACCACATCAAGAAGTTCATGCCTAAGTTATCTGGAATGGGTGCT GGGGATCTGGTGAAGGGGGGGTTTTCTTCCCGGGTGAAATCTTGTGCTTTGTCAAAGGAATCTTGTTGCCAGATGATGCATTTTTCCTCGAGGAAACAGGAATACGATCCAAGGATGGCTTAA
- the LOC140986251 gene encoding uncharacterized protein isoform X5 — MDENGENVMEGVASMALLPNGSISGHFIQLPQSICYGLHGTEIECERECSRGEDYRLIKLTITDYNNRSERDILVECRGHDAAKICNVDHAHGWQEDVMGMLEEKHGKCKVSISFECETLKADEAAEDHIKKFMPKLSGMGAVVNIGRMKIVGLDFEAEAQHKHVEQNL, encoded by the exons ATGG ATGAAAATGGGGAAAATGTAATGGAAGGCGTGGCTTCAATGGCCCTTTTGCCTAATGGGTCTATTTCAGGCCATTTTATCCAGCTTCCCCAGTCCATCTGCTATGGATTACACGGCACCG AGATTGAATGTGAAAGGGAGTGCAGCCGGGGTGAGGATTACCGTTTGATCAAGCTCACTATTACAGATTACAAT AACAGGAGTGAAAGGGATATACTGGTGGAATGCAGAGGACACGATGCAGCGAAGATTTGTAATGTTGACCATGCTCATGG GTGGCAGGAGGATGTTATGGGAATGCTTGAAGAGAAGCATGGGAAATGTAAGGTTTCCATTTCTTTTGAATGTGAAACATTGAAAGCTGATGAAGCAGCCGAGGACCACATCAAGAAGTTCATGCCTAAGTTATCTGGAATGGGTGCTGTAG TAAACATTGGCAGAATGAAAATTGTGGGATTGGACTTTGAAGCAGAAGCGCAGCACAAGCATGTAGAGCAGAATTTATGA
- the LOC140986251 gene encoding uncharacterized protein isoform X6: protein MDENGENVMEGVASMALLPNGSISGHFIQLPQSICYGLHGTEIECERECSRGEDYRLIKLTITDYNNRSERDILVECRGHDAAKICNVDHAHGWQEDVMGMLEEKHGKCKVSISFECETLKADEAAEDHIKKFMPKLSGMGAVVIPGKFHDIKYQISELPRWPSFE from the exons ATGG ATGAAAATGGGGAAAATGTAATGGAAGGCGTGGCTTCAATGGCCCTTTTGCCTAATGGGTCTATTTCAGGCCATTTTATCCAGCTTCCCCAGTCCATCTGCTATGGATTACACGGCACCG AGATTGAATGTGAAAGGGAGTGCAGCCGGGGTGAGGATTACCGTTTGATCAAGCTCACTATTACAGATTACAAT AACAGGAGTGAAAGGGATATACTGGTGGAATGCAGAGGACACGATGCAGCGAAGATTTGTAATGTTGACCATGCTCATGG GTGGCAGGAGGATGTTATGGGAATGCTTGAAGAGAAGCATGGGAAATGTAAGGTTTCCATTTCTTTTGAATGTGAAACATTGAAAGCTGATGAAGCAGCCGAGGACCACATCAAGAAGTTCATGCCTAAGTTATCTGGAATGGGTGCTGTAG TAATTCCTGGAAAATTCCATGATATCAAATATCAAATCTCTGAGCTTCCTCGTTGGCCGAGTTTTGAATGA